The window CGTTGATGAGCGCCTCCGCCTTCTGCCGCTGGCTGCGTCCGCGCAGCTCGGCGATGCCGTACTCGGTGATGATGCGGTCGCTCAGGTTCTTGTGTATTGTAACATTTGTGCCCTCCGGCAGCAGCGGCACTATGCGCGATATCTTATCGTTCGACGCCGTTGACGGAACCACTGTTATGGCGCGGCCGCCTTTCGACAGGAGAGCGCCGATCTGGAACGGCACCTGTCCTCCGGCCCCGCTGTACAGCTCCGGCCCGATGCCTTCAGCCGACGACTGTCCGAAGAGGTCGACGATCAGCGTCTGGTTGATGCAGACCATATTATCCATCGACGCGATGGTGCGGATGTCTTCCAGATAATCCACATCTACCAGCTCGAACAGCGGGTTCATATTGACCCACTGCATCTCCTCGCGCGTGTCCCCGCCCACGGATGTGATGACGGCCTTGCCCGGTTTCTCCGTCTTGTACTTGCCGGTGATGATGCCCTCGCGTACGCGGCGGATGATGCCCGGCACGGTGGCCTCTGATTGATATCCTATATCGTTCCTGTTGTCGATGATGCCTAATTGCACAAGCTGCTCGGTGCAGCGGCCCACGCCGATCTGCAGGCAGTCGCCGTCTTTGATGAGCGAGCCGACGAACTTGGCCATCTGCTTCATGCCCTCGTCGGTCTCTTTCTTAGCTTTCTTGCCCAGAAGGCTGCCGCTGCCCATTACCTGGGTCGATTGCGACTTATGTTCCACGAAGTAGTCGATATCGGAGACATGCACATAGTTGTCGCCGTAGGTGCGTATCAGCTTGTCGTTGACCTCGGCGATGACCAGCCT is drawn from Dehalococcoidia bacterium and contains these coding sequences:
- a CDS encoding acetyl-CoA hydrolase/transferase C-terminal domain-containing protein — protein: MMKDWQQYYQERTITAEKAASMVKSGDRIGFTVGRESHTIGLAIAARLGELQNVNVYVPTPGYDFGWYDPGWDESFKITCSFPLGINEQMVKERRCDVAFGSLFPFDLQYFREGMDVLLTEISSPDEKGFCSFGASLWNKKRQVQEARLVIAEVNDKLIRTYGDNYVHVSDIDYFVEHKSQSTQVMGSGSLLGKKAKKETDEGMKQMAKFVGSLIKDGDCLQIGVGRCTEQLVQLGIIDNRNDIGYQSEATVPGIIRRVREGIITGKYKTEKPGKAVITSVGGDTREEMQWVNMNPLFELVDVDYLEDIRTIASMDNMVCINQTLIVDLFGQSSAEGIGPELYSGAGGQVPFQIGALLSKGGRAITVVPSTASNDKISRIVPLLPEGTNVTIHKNLSDRIITEYGIAELRGRSQRQKAEALINVAHPKFRDELKAAAKKMFGL